The Streptomyces laurentii genome contains a region encoding:
- a CDS encoding aldehyde oxidoreductase ([2Fe-2S] binding domain; pfam01799;~aldehyde oxidoreductase [Streptomyces pristinaespiralis ATCC25486];~identified by MetaGeneAnnotator; putative;~selenium-dependent molybdenum hydroxylase 1; TIGR03311) codes for MSDAHKDHTDHTEYAGHTDHTGHTEYAGHPDYPGHANHQPPTGGWEPVPQGEGYDGDATAFVQLPPEFMLEGTPLEAPGHGYVPPMITPLTPLAPLTPTTPLTPFTTPDQAGDPMATGSWEVQPPVVAEQTAPETWGTQAAGPATYPGATDTLPGGAPAPWAEHVREQPTPEHVREQPAPEYVPEPVRETTPEPVIEQMPEQMPAPMPAPEPVTAPVPDTVFVPEQAPPPAPVPDAPLAADVLDVPDAPDVLDLPDVPEVLDVPPEAPVVPEAPDAPAVLPPMGNDEHPHTSYVLRVNGTDRPVTDAWIGESLLYVLRERLGLAGAKDGCSQGECGACNVQVDGRLVASCLVPAATAAGSEVRTVEGLAEHGEPSDVQRALAKCGVQCGFCIPGMAMTVHDLLEGNHAPTDLETRTALSGNLCRCSGYRGVLDAVREVVAGRAAHPDPQAADGHGAAGGHAGDDAARIPHQIPHPYDGGTA; via the coding sequence GTGAGTGACGCACACAAGGACCACACGGACCACACGGAATACGCGGGTCACACGGACCACACCGGTCACACGGAATACGCGGGTCACCCGGACTACCCGGGGCACGCGAACCACCAGCCCCCTACGGGTGGGTGGGAGCCGGTTCCGCAGGGCGAGGGGTACGACGGAGACGCGACCGCGTTCGTCCAGCTGCCGCCCGAGTTCATGCTGGAGGGCACGCCGCTGGAGGCCCCCGGCCACGGCTACGTGCCGCCGATGATCACCCCGCTCACCCCGCTCGCCCCCCTCACGCCGACGACGCCGCTGACCCCGTTCACGACGCCGGACCAGGCCGGGGACCCGATGGCGACCGGCAGCTGGGAGGTCCAGCCGCCGGTGGTCGCCGAGCAGACGGCGCCCGAGACCTGGGGGACGCAGGCGGCCGGACCGGCCACCTACCCGGGGGCGACGGACACGCTGCCGGGGGGCGCGCCCGCGCCGTGGGCGGAGCACGTACGGGAGCAGCCGACACCGGAGCACGTACGGGAACAGCCGGCACCGGAGTACGTCCCGGAGCCCGTACGGGAGACGACGCCCGAGCCGGTGATCGAGCAGATGCCCGAGCAGATGCCCGCGCCGATGCCCGCGCCCGAGCCGGTCACCGCCCCCGTACCGGACACCGTGTTCGTACCGGAGCAGGCGCCTCCGCCGGCCCCGGTACCGGACGCGCCGCTTGCGGCCGACGTGCTGGACGTGCCCGACGCACCCGACGTCCTCGACCTGCCCGACGTACCCGAGGTGCTCGACGTACCGCCCGAGGCGCCCGTCGTACCGGAGGCGCCCGACGCGCCCGCCGTCCTGCCGCCGATGGGCAACGACGAACACCCCCACACCTCCTACGTGCTGCGCGTCAACGGCACCGACCGCCCCGTCACCGACGCCTGGATCGGCGAGTCGCTGCTCTACGTCCTGCGCGAGCGGCTCGGCCTCGCCGGCGCCAAGGACGGCTGCTCGCAGGGCGAATGCGGCGCCTGCAACGTCCAGGTCGACGGCCGGCTCGTCGCCTCCTGCCTGGTCCCGGCGGCGACGGCGGCCGGCAGCGAGGTACGGACCGTCGAGGGCCTGGCGGAGCACGGCGAACCGTCCGACGTCCAGCGGGCCCTCGCCAAGTGCGGCGTGCAGTGCGGTTTCTGCATCCCCGGCATGGCGATGACCGTCCACGACCTGCTCGAAGGCAACCACGCCCCGACCGACCTGGAGACCCGGACGGCCCTGAGTGGCAACCTGTGCCGCTGCTCCGGCTACCGGGGCGTCCTCGACGCCGTCCGCGAGGTCGTCGCCGGACGCGCCGCCCACCCCGACCCGCAGGCCGCCGACGGCCACGGGGCGGCGGGCGGCCACGCCGGCGACGACGCCGCCCGCATCCCGCACCAGATCCCCCACCCGTACGACGGAGGCACGGCGTGA
- a CDS encoding oxidoreductase (Evidence 3 : Function proposed based on presence of conserved amino acid motif, structural feature or limited homology;~FAD binding domain in molybdopterin dehydrogenase; pfam00941;~identified by MetaGeneAnnotator; putative;~oxidoreductase [Streptomyces cattleya NRRL 8057 = DSM46488]) — protein sequence MTLPASLDEAVAALTAMPAAVPVAGGTDLMAAVNHGRLRPAGLVGLSRINEIRGWQYQDGHALLGAGLTHARMGRPDFAALIPALAAAARVAGPPQIRNAGTLGGNIVSASPTGDSLPVLAALEADLVVVGPLGTRELPVSHLLAGRDMLAPGELVAFVRVPLLHAPQVFLKATGRTGPARATASVAVVLDPARRGVRCAVGAIAPMPLRPLEAEQWIASLVDWDGERGLAPEALTAFGEYVGAACVPDPQGDEKVPPTVLHLRRTVAALARRALGRALS from the coding sequence GTGACGTTGCCCGCCTCGCTCGACGAGGCCGTGGCGGCACTCACGGCCATGCCGGCCGCCGTTCCCGTGGCCGGCGGCACCGACCTCATGGCCGCCGTCAACCACGGCCGGCTGCGCCCCGCCGGACTCGTGGGCCTCAGCCGTATCAACGAGATCCGCGGCTGGCAGTACCAGGACGGCCACGCGCTGCTCGGCGCCGGCCTCACCCACGCCCGTATGGGCCGCCCCGACTTCGCGGCCCTCATCCCGGCGCTGGCCGCCGCCGCGCGCGTCGCCGGCCCGCCGCAGATCCGCAACGCCGGCACCCTCGGCGGCAACATCGTCTCCGCCTCGCCCACCGGCGACTCGCTGCCCGTGCTCGCCGCCCTGGAGGCCGACCTGGTCGTCGTCGGCCCGCTCGGCACCCGCGAACTGCCCGTCAGTCACCTGCTGGCCGGCCGCGACATGCTGGCACCCGGCGAACTGGTCGCCTTCGTCCGTGTCCCGCTGCTGCACGCCCCGCAGGTCTTCCTCAAGGCCACCGGCCGCACCGGCCCGGCCCGCGCCACCGCCTCCGTCGCAGTCGTCCTCGACCCGGCGCGGCGCGGGGTGCGCTGCGCGGTCGGCGCGATCGCGCCGATGCCGCTGCGGCCGCTGGAGGCGGAGCAGTGGATCGCCTCGCTGGTGGACTGGGACGGCGAGCGGGGGCTGGCGCCGGAGGCGCTGACGGCGTTCGGCGAGTACGTGGGCGCCGCCTGCGTGCCGGACCCGCAGGGGGACGAGAAGGTGCCGCCGACCGTGCTGCACCTGCGGCGGACGGTCGCCGCGCTGGCCCGACGGGCACTGGGGAGGGCGCTGTCGTGA
- a CDS encoding xanthine dehydrogenase, molybdenum binding subunit (Aldehyde oxidase and xanthine dehydrogenase, a/b hammerhead domain; smart01008;~Molybdopterin-binding domain of aldehyde dehydrogenase; pfam02738;~Xanthine dehydrogenase, molybdenum binding subunit [Streptomyces venezuelae ATCC10712];~identified by MetaGeneAnnotator; putative;~xanthine dehydrogenase D subunit; TIGR03196) yields MSSDPTTMDPEGGHVHGIGVSLPQADARAKTEGTFPYASDLWAEGLLWAAILRSPHPHARIVSIDTSGATEMPGVRAVVTHADVPGASTYGRRVADRPVFAGELVRHHGEAIAAVAADHPDTARLAAAAIAVQYEVLEPVTDPEAAFAAEPLHPDGNLIRHIPLRFGDPDAAGEVVVEGLYRIGRQDTATVGAEAALAVPRPDGGVEIYTASTDPHTDRDLAAACFGLPPEQVKVVVTGVPGATGDREDPGFQIPLGLLALRTGCPVKLTATREESFLGHAHRHPTLLRYRHHADAEGRLVKVEAQILLDAGAYADSSSESLAAAVSFACGPYVVPHAFVEGWAVRTNNPPSGHVRGEGAMQVCAAYEAQMDKLAGKLGLDPVDLRMRNVLATGDILPIGQTVTCPAPVAELLAAVRDFPLPELPMDAPEEDWLLPGGPDGAGEPGAVRRGVGYALGMVHMLGAEGTDEVSTATVRVHDGVATVICAAVDTGSGFSTLARQIVQETLGIDEVHVASVDTDQPPAGPATHGRHTWVSGGAVERAAKMVRTQLLQPLAHTFGMSTELLQINDGRITSYDGVLSTTVAETLEGKELWATAQCRPHPTEPLDDSGQGDAFVGLAFCAIRAVVDVDVELGTVRVVEMAVAQDVGRVLNPAQLATRIEAGVTQGVGAALTENLRTSRGLVRHPDLTGYALPTALDAPDIRIVKLIEERDVVAPFGAKPASAVPVVTSPAAVASAVRAATGRPVNRLPIRPQAAVVTA; encoded by the coding sequence GTGAGCAGCGACCCGACGACCATGGATCCCGAGGGCGGGCACGTCCACGGGATCGGCGTCTCGCTCCCGCAGGCCGACGCGCGGGCCAAGACCGAGGGCACCTTCCCGTACGCCTCCGACCTCTGGGCCGAGGGCCTGCTGTGGGCGGCGATCCTGCGCTCCCCGCACCCGCACGCGCGGATCGTGTCGATCGACACGTCGGGGGCGACCGAGATGCCGGGCGTACGGGCCGTGGTCACCCACGCCGACGTGCCCGGCGCCTCCACGTATGGCCGCCGGGTCGCCGACCGCCCCGTCTTCGCCGGCGAACTCGTCCGCCACCACGGCGAGGCCATCGCCGCCGTCGCCGCCGACCACCCGGACACGGCCCGGCTCGCGGCGGCCGCCATCGCCGTCCAGTACGAGGTCCTCGAACCGGTCACCGACCCCGAGGCGGCCTTCGCCGCGGAGCCGCTGCACCCCGACGGCAACCTGATCCGGCACATCCCGCTCCGCTTCGGCGACCCGGACGCCGCCGGCGAGGTCGTCGTCGAGGGCCTGTACCGGATCGGCCGTCAGGACACCGCCACGGTCGGCGCGGAGGCCGCGCTCGCCGTACCGCGCCCCGACGGCGGCGTCGAGATCTACACCGCCTCGACCGACCCGCACACCGACCGCGACCTCGCCGCCGCCTGCTTCGGCCTGCCGCCCGAGCAGGTCAAGGTGGTCGTGACCGGCGTCCCCGGCGCCACCGGCGACCGCGAGGACCCCGGCTTCCAGATCCCGCTCGGCCTGCTCGCGCTGCGCACCGGCTGCCCGGTCAAGCTCACCGCGACCCGCGAGGAGTCCTTCCTCGGCCACGCCCACCGGCACCCCACCCTGCTGCGCTACCGCCACCACGCCGACGCCGAGGGGCGCCTGGTCAAGGTGGAGGCCCAGATCCTGCTCGACGCGGGCGCCTACGCCGACTCCTCGTCGGAGTCGCTGGCCGCCGCCGTCTCCTTCGCCTGCGGCCCGTACGTCGTCCCGCACGCCTTCGTCGAGGGCTGGGCGGTCCGCACCAACAACCCGCCGTCCGGCCATGTGCGGGGCGAGGGCGCGATGCAGGTGTGCGCCGCGTACGAGGCGCAGATGGACAAGCTGGCCGGCAAGCTCGGCCTCGACCCGGTCGACCTGCGCATGCGCAACGTCCTGGCCACCGGCGACATCCTGCCCATCGGCCAGACCGTCACCTGCCCGGCCCCGGTCGCCGAACTCCTCGCCGCCGTACGCGACTTCCCGCTGCCCGAACTCCCCATGGACGCCCCGGAGGAGGACTGGCTGCTGCCCGGCGGACCGGATGGCGCGGGGGAGCCCGGCGCGGTGCGCAGGGGCGTCGGCTACGCCCTCGGCATGGTGCACATGCTGGGCGCCGAAGGCACCGACGAGGTGTCCACGGCCACCGTCCGCGTCCACGACGGCGTCGCCACCGTCATCTGCGCCGCCGTCGACACGGGCTCCGGCTTCTCGACCCTGGCCCGCCAGATCGTCCAGGAGACGCTGGGCATCGACGAGGTCCACGTGGCCTCCGTCGACACCGACCAGCCCCCGGCGGGCCCGGCCACGCACGGCCGGCACACCTGGGTCTCGGGCGGCGCGGTCGAGCGGGCGGCGAAGATGGTCCGTACGCAACTGCTCCAGCCGCTGGCCCACACGTTCGGCATGTCCACCGAACTGCTCCAGATCAACGACGGCCGCATCACCTCGTACGACGGCGTCCTGTCCACCACGGTCGCCGAGACCCTGGAGGGCAAGGAACTCTGGGCCACCGCCCAGTGTCGCCCCCACCCCACCGAGCCGCTCGACGACTCCGGGCAGGGCGACGCCTTCGTCGGCCTCGCCTTCTGCGCCATCCGCGCCGTGGTGGACGTGGACGTGGAACTGGGCACCGTACGGGTCGTGGAGATGGCCGTCGCCCAGGACGTCGGCCGCGTCCTCAACCCGGCGCAGCTGGCGACCCGGATCGAGGCGGGCGTCACCCAGGGCGTGGGCGCGGCCCTCACCGAGAACCTCCGCACCTCACGCGGCCTGGTCCGGCACCCCGACCTGACGGGCTACGCCCTGCCGACCGCCCTGGACGCCCCCGACATCCGCATCGTGAAGCTGATCGAGGAGCGGGACGTCGTCGCCCCCTTCGGCGCCAAGCCGGCGAGCGCGGTCCCGGTCGTCACCTCTCCGGCGGCGGTGGCCTCCGCGGTCCGCGCGGCCACGGGCCGCCCGGTCAACCGCCTCCCGATCCGCCCCCAGGCGGCGGTGGTCACCGCCTGA
- a CDS encoding hypothetical protein (identified by MetaGeneAnnotator; putative;~sequence version:1), whose protein sequence is MPPATGTAAGMAVSAATASSSEAGNVTDRAVCGAVCGACVVNPLPLPGVPEFPDRPGCHACVGVRYVLTAWTWQLWHIFRTVRREGP, encoded by the coding sequence GTGCCGCCGGCCACGGGAACGGCGGCCGGCATGGCCGTGAGTGCCGCCACGGCCTCGTCGAGCGAGGCGGGCAACGTCACGGACCGCGCCGTGTGTGGTGCCGTCTGTGGTGCGTGCGTGGTCAACCCGCTGCCCCTTCCCGGTGTCCCGGAGTTCCCCGATCGTCCCGGCTGTCACGCCTGTGTGGGCGTACGGTACGTGCTCACGGCCTGGACGTGGCAACTCTGGCACATCTTCCGAACCGTACGTCGCGAGGGTCCGTGA